One Oryza brachyantha chromosome 3, ObraRS2, whole genome shotgun sequence DNA segment encodes these proteins:
- the LOC102711140 gene encoding WD repeat-containing protein 6 isoform X3, translated as MAVFGERRVKVFRLRVDVEDGEACSVRLELEQRLPGFDHWVLDACFLEADGLLAIGLSDNSVALWDLSKRLFLTRVKSPEKCLLYSMRMWGDSVKSLLVASGTILNEILIWKLVSQTLEKSLLSSYKRNTHGVEDYENMHFSDKKYIAMHLGRLKEHEGSIFRIAWSSDGSKFMSVSDDRRLAHFPSLPSASSTSDSLIHLLEDLVLKPRSSVLLVLSTYLCYYGSARIWMLNSQSQNFVNKAAGQDDIQIIPKLTIFGHSARIWDCYVSDSIVITAGEDCSCCIWAMDGKLIKKFREHIGRGIWRCLYDPSTLLLVTAGFDSAIKVHHLWNSSFHDKVEDKVDSDNANHDSEFFSISSPTVSGHHGPLDSKSEYVRCLHFVEENDLYIATNNGYLHHAEFSNSKDVIWTEVIQIADMAPIICMDAMVMHSDTSPNREDIIALGDGRGNVTVVYLTVSDLGPKIDLSFTWLAEKDRQLLGVYWCKSLECRHIFTADPRGVLKLWDIRNALFSDTLDATSQKVPLIAVFESSFGARIMCLDVSPQDEILIAGDKKGNITAFPFPKVLVAHESNGIQQNVPSCDRFKGAHGISSVTSVHIITSTSDHLEIHTTGGDGCICLFKCHRNVQKIEFFGMRQVKELGTVQSVFSHHASENQLLSTYAIGFTSADFIIWDLENETKMLQISCGGWRRPYSYYLGTVPEYQNCFAFLKDHNIHIRRHWTPTQDKKLLPQVLHMQFHGREVHSLCFIDLAGYSNPEKSSNLYIATGCEDGTVRLTGTTINSAGRWCSSKLLGEHVGGSAVRATCFVQKAYTLLDKSCNTIPKGDSDDILIKNKDNIGLLISVGSKQVLTTWVLQPKVAENRLVCSSVLDVDSKQSSESTGDGDPAMTFQWLSTHMPPKLTNRSKIGHVKQNNDEGDYSVVQPNQVIMDQLENDWRYLSVTAFLLEHPSTKLTVCFVVVACSDATIVLRALLLPSRLWFDIALLAPQESPVLVLKHIIAAASVNCKENAYSRDTYIVVSGSTDGSVTLWDLTDTIHGFMQLLSETQPHMVTDCQKRPRTGRGSQGGRRRWRTLPDRSLKKINEAASLPDRSNPDTPSATENASETSSVEEIVRC; from the exons ATGGCAGTGTTCGGTGAGAGGAGGGTGAAGGTTTTCAGGCTCCGCGTCGACGTGGAGGATGGGGAAGCTTGCAGCGTGCGGTTGGAGCTGGAGCAGAGGCTCCCGGGATTTGATCACTGGGTGCTGGACGCCTGCTTCCTGGAG GCTGATGGGCTACTCGCGATCGGTTTGAGTGACAATTCCGTGGCATTATGGGATTTGAGCAAGCGTTTGTTTCTTACCCGAGTGAAATCACCAG AGAAGTGCCTTCTGTATTCGATGAGAATGTGGGGAGACTCTGTTAAATCTCTTCTCGTGGCTTCTGGAACGATTTTAAATGAG ATTCTTATTTGGAAGTTGGTATCCCAAACCCTGGAAAAATCCCTGTTAAGCTCATACAAAAGGAACACTCATGGTGTAGAGGATTACGAGAATATGCATTTTAGTGATAAGAAATATATAGCAATGCATCTTGGAAGGCTGAAGGAACATGAAGGTTCAATATTTAGAATAGCTTGGTCCTCTGATGGATCAAAGTTTATGTCTGTTTCCGATGATCGTAGGTTGGCTCATTTTCCCTCACTTCCCTCTGCATCCTCTACGTCAGATTCTCTTATCCACCTTCTGGAAGATCTTGTTTTAAAACCTCGGTCCTCCGTATTACTTGTGTTATCTACTTATCTTTGTTACTATGGCAGTGCTCGCATCTGGATGTTGAATTCTCAGTCACAAAACTTTGTCAATAAGGCGGCTGGACAAGATGATATTCAGATTATACCAAAACTCACAATCTTTGGGCATAGTGCTAGAATATGGGATTGCTATGTATCAGATTCT ATAGTTATTACAGCTGGTGAGGATTGTTCTTGTTGCATCTGGGCTATGGATGGAAAGCTAATCAAGAAGTTCCGGGAACACAT TGGCCGAGGAATATGGCGGTGTTTATATGATCCAAGTACACTACTACTTGTCACTGCTGGGTTTGACTCAGCTATCAAAGTGCACCATCTATGGAACTCATCTTTTCATGACAAAGTAGAAGACAAGGTGGACTCAGACAATGCCAATCATGATTCTGAGTTCTTTTCAATATCATCCCCTACAGTGTCAGGACATCATGGTCCCCTGGATAG CAAAAGTGAGTATGTACGGTGCCTACACTTTGTAGAAGAAAATGATCTCTATATTGCCACAAACAATGGATATCTGCATCATGCGGAGTTCTCTAATTCCAAAGATGTAATATGGACTGAGGTTATTCAGATTGCTGATATGGCACCAATTATTTGCATGGATGCTATGGTAATGCATTCAGACACTTCACCGAATAGGGAAGATATCATTGCCCTTGGAGATGGACGTGGAAATGTTACTGTTGTCTATTTAACTGTCAGTGATCTTGGacctaaaatagatttatcttTTACCTGGTTAGCAGAAAAAGATAGACAACTACTAGGAGTATACTGGTGCAAGTCACTTGAATGTAG aCACATTTTCACAGCCGATCCTAGAGGTGTGCTTAAGCTATGGGACATAAGGAATGCCCTTTTTTCAGACACCCTTGATGCTACATCTCAGAAGGTTCCCCTTATCGCTGTGTTCGAATCTTCCTTTGGGGCAAGAATCATGTGCTTAGATGTATCTCCTCAGGATGAG ATCCTTATAGCCGGTGATAAGAAGGGTAACATCACTGCCTTTCCTTTCCCTAAAGTACTGGTAGCACATGAGAGCAATGGGATACAACAGAATGTGCCTTCATGTGATCGTTTTAAAGGAGCCCATGGCATTTCTAGTGTCACAAGTGTTCATATAATTACCTCAACTTCTGATCATCTTGAAATTCACACT ACAGGGGGAGATGGTTGCATTTGTTTGTTCAAGTGTCACAGAAATGTGCAAAAGATTGAATTTTTTGGAATGAGACAAGTAAAAGAGCTGGGCACTGTTCAGTCCGTCTTTTCTCATCATGCCTCAGAAAATCAATTGCTTAGCACCTATGCTATAGGCTTCACTTCTGCAGATTTTATCATTTGGGACCTAGAAAATGAAACAAAG ATGCTTCAAATATCATGTGGAGGATGGCGGCGTCCTTATTCGTATTATCTTGGCACGGTCCCTGAGTATCAGAATTGTTTTGCCTTTCTTAAG GATCATAATATTCACATTCGTAGGCACTGGACACCAACACAAGACAAGAAACTGCTTCCTCAAGTTCTCCATATGCAGTTCCATGGAAGAGAAGTGCATTCTTTGTGCTTCATAGATCTAGCAGGCTATTCAAATCCTGAGAAGAGCTCAAATCTGTATATTGCAACAGGATGCGAAGATGGAACCGTACGACTTACAGG GACCACAATTAATAGTGCTGGAAGATGGTGTTCCTCCAAGTTGCTGGGGGAGCATGTTGGCGGGTCAGCTGTGAGGGCGACATGCTTTGTGCAGAAGGCCTACACATTGTTAGATAAATCGTGTAACACCATACCTAAGGGCGATTCTGATGACATTTTAATCAAAAACAAGGACAACATTGGCTTATTAATATCTGTTGGATCAAAGCAAGTCCTGACTACATGGGTTTTACAACCTAAGGTTGCAGAAAATAGACTTGTGTGTTCTAGTGTCTTAGATGTAGACTCCAAGCAAAGCTCTGAAAGTACGGGGGATGGTGATCCTGCCATGACGTTTCAGTGGCTTTCTACTCATATGCCTCCAAAGCTTACCAATAGGTCGAAGATTGGCCatgtaaaacaaaataatgatGAAGGGGATTACTCTGTGGTGCAACCCAACCAGGTTATCATGGACCAGCTGGAAAATGACTGGCGTTATCTTTCAGTTACAGCATTTCTTTTGGAACATCCTTCTACCAA atTGACTGTgtgttttgttgttgttgcttgCTCTGACGCTACAATTGTCCTCCGTGCTCTTCTTTTGCCTTCTAGGCTTTG GTTTGATATTGCTTTGTTGGCTCCTCAGGAATCACCGGTTCTGGTCCTCAAGCATATTATTGCTGCAGCTAGCGTCAACTGCAAAG AAAATGCATACAGTCGAGATACATACATTGTTGTGAGCGGATCTACAGATGGTAGTGTTACTCTCTGGGACCTTACAGATACTATTCATGGATTTATGCAACTACTATCAGAGACTCAACCACACATGGTCACTGATTGCCAAAAGCGGCCCAGAACTGGAAGAGGAAGTCAAGGCGGTCGTCGCAGGTGGAGAACACTGCCAGATCGTTCTttgaaaaagataaatgaaGCGGCGTCTCTTCCTGATAGGAGCAACCCGGATACTCCAAGTGCCACTGAAAATGCATCTGAAACTTCTAGTGTGGAAGAAATTG TCAGGTGTTAA
- the LOC102711140 gene encoding WD repeat-containing protein 6 isoform X2 produces MAVFGERRVKVFRLRVDVEDGEACSVRLELEQRLPGFDHWVLDACFLEADGLLAIGLSDNSVALWDLSKRLFLTRVKSPEKCLLYSMRMWGDSVKSLLVASGTILNEILIWKLVSQTLEKSLLSSYKRNTHGVEDYENMHFSDKKYIAMHLGRLKEHEGSIFRIAWSSDGSKFMSVSDDRRLAHFPSLPSASSTSDSLIHLLEDLVLKPRSSVLLVLSTYLCYYGSARIWMLNSQSQNFVNKAAGQDDIQIIPKLTIFGHSARIWDCYVSDSIVITAGEDCSCCIWAMDGKLIKKFREHIGRGIWRCLYDPSTLLLVTAGFDSAIKVHHLWNSSFHDKVEDKVDSDNANHDSEFFSISSPTVSGHHGPLDSKSEYVRCLHFVEENDLYIATNNGYLHHAEFSNSKDVIWTEVIQIADMAPIICMDAMVMHSDTSPNREDIIALGDGRGNVTVVYLTVSDLGPKIDLSFTWLAEKDRQLLGVYWCKSLECRHIFTADPRGVLKLWDIRNALFSDTLDATSQKVPLIAVFESSFGARIMCLDVSPQDEILIAGDKKGNITAFPFPKVLVAHESNGIQQNVPSCDRFKGAHGISSVTSVHIITSTSDHLEIHTTGGDGCICLFKCHRNVQKIEFFGMRQVKELGTVQSVFSHHASENQLLSTYAIGFTSADFIIWDLENETKMLQISCGGWRRPYSYYLGTVPEYQNCFAFLKDHNIHIRRHWTPTQDKKLLPQVLHMQFHGREVHSLCFIDLAGYSNPEKSSNLYIATGCEDGTVRLTGTTINSAGRWCSSKLLGEHVGGSAVRATCFVQKAYTLLDKSCNTIPKGDSDDILIKNKDNIGLLISVGSKQVLTTWVLQPKVAENRLVCSSVLDVDSKQSSESTGDGDPAMTFQWLSTHMPPKLTNRSKIGHVKQNNDEGDYSVVQPNQVIMDQLENDWRYLSVTAFLLEHPSTKLTVCFVVVACSDATIVLRALLLPSRLWFDIALLAPQESPVLVLKHIIAAASVNCKGSLQDCSINTSLHSPDNSTVKVICQQRVPSAHSSAVKGIWTDGLWAFSTGLDQRIRCWKMEPSGRFTEYSHVIISVPEPETLDVFHERREKKYWIAVAGRGMQMVEFLSSEDD; encoded by the exons ATGGCAGTGTTCGGTGAGAGGAGGGTGAAGGTTTTCAGGCTCCGCGTCGACGTGGAGGATGGGGAAGCTTGCAGCGTGCGGTTGGAGCTGGAGCAGAGGCTCCCGGGATTTGATCACTGGGTGCTGGACGCCTGCTTCCTGGAG GCTGATGGGCTACTCGCGATCGGTTTGAGTGACAATTCCGTGGCATTATGGGATTTGAGCAAGCGTTTGTTTCTTACCCGAGTGAAATCACCAG AGAAGTGCCTTCTGTATTCGATGAGAATGTGGGGAGACTCTGTTAAATCTCTTCTCGTGGCTTCTGGAACGATTTTAAATGAG ATTCTTATTTGGAAGTTGGTATCCCAAACCCTGGAAAAATCCCTGTTAAGCTCATACAAAAGGAACACTCATGGTGTAGAGGATTACGAGAATATGCATTTTAGTGATAAGAAATATATAGCAATGCATCTTGGAAGGCTGAAGGAACATGAAGGTTCAATATTTAGAATAGCTTGGTCCTCTGATGGATCAAAGTTTATGTCTGTTTCCGATGATCGTAGGTTGGCTCATTTTCCCTCACTTCCCTCTGCATCCTCTACGTCAGATTCTCTTATCCACCTTCTGGAAGATCTTGTTTTAAAACCTCGGTCCTCCGTATTACTTGTGTTATCTACTTATCTTTGTTACTATGGCAGTGCTCGCATCTGGATGTTGAATTCTCAGTCACAAAACTTTGTCAATAAGGCGGCTGGACAAGATGATATTCAGATTATACCAAAACTCACAATCTTTGGGCATAGTGCTAGAATATGGGATTGCTATGTATCAGATTCT ATAGTTATTACAGCTGGTGAGGATTGTTCTTGTTGCATCTGGGCTATGGATGGAAAGCTAATCAAGAAGTTCCGGGAACACAT TGGCCGAGGAATATGGCGGTGTTTATATGATCCAAGTACACTACTACTTGTCACTGCTGGGTTTGACTCAGCTATCAAAGTGCACCATCTATGGAACTCATCTTTTCATGACAAAGTAGAAGACAAGGTGGACTCAGACAATGCCAATCATGATTCTGAGTTCTTTTCAATATCATCCCCTACAGTGTCAGGACATCATGGTCCCCTGGATAG CAAAAGTGAGTATGTACGGTGCCTACACTTTGTAGAAGAAAATGATCTCTATATTGCCACAAACAATGGATATCTGCATCATGCGGAGTTCTCTAATTCCAAAGATGTAATATGGACTGAGGTTATTCAGATTGCTGATATGGCACCAATTATTTGCATGGATGCTATGGTAATGCATTCAGACACTTCACCGAATAGGGAAGATATCATTGCCCTTGGAGATGGACGTGGAAATGTTACTGTTGTCTATTTAACTGTCAGTGATCTTGGacctaaaatagatttatcttTTACCTGGTTAGCAGAAAAAGATAGACAACTACTAGGAGTATACTGGTGCAAGTCACTTGAATGTAG aCACATTTTCACAGCCGATCCTAGAGGTGTGCTTAAGCTATGGGACATAAGGAATGCCCTTTTTTCAGACACCCTTGATGCTACATCTCAGAAGGTTCCCCTTATCGCTGTGTTCGAATCTTCCTTTGGGGCAAGAATCATGTGCTTAGATGTATCTCCTCAGGATGAG ATCCTTATAGCCGGTGATAAGAAGGGTAACATCACTGCCTTTCCTTTCCCTAAAGTACTGGTAGCACATGAGAGCAATGGGATACAACAGAATGTGCCTTCATGTGATCGTTTTAAAGGAGCCCATGGCATTTCTAGTGTCACAAGTGTTCATATAATTACCTCAACTTCTGATCATCTTGAAATTCACACT ACAGGGGGAGATGGTTGCATTTGTTTGTTCAAGTGTCACAGAAATGTGCAAAAGATTGAATTTTTTGGAATGAGACAAGTAAAAGAGCTGGGCACTGTTCAGTCCGTCTTTTCTCATCATGCCTCAGAAAATCAATTGCTTAGCACCTATGCTATAGGCTTCACTTCTGCAGATTTTATCATTTGGGACCTAGAAAATGAAACAAAG ATGCTTCAAATATCATGTGGAGGATGGCGGCGTCCTTATTCGTATTATCTTGGCACGGTCCCTGAGTATCAGAATTGTTTTGCCTTTCTTAAG GATCATAATATTCACATTCGTAGGCACTGGACACCAACACAAGACAAGAAACTGCTTCCTCAAGTTCTCCATATGCAGTTCCATGGAAGAGAAGTGCATTCTTTGTGCTTCATAGATCTAGCAGGCTATTCAAATCCTGAGAAGAGCTCAAATCTGTATATTGCAACAGGATGCGAAGATGGAACCGTACGACTTACAGG GACCACAATTAATAGTGCTGGAAGATGGTGTTCCTCCAAGTTGCTGGGGGAGCATGTTGGCGGGTCAGCTGTGAGGGCGACATGCTTTGTGCAGAAGGCCTACACATTGTTAGATAAATCGTGTAACACCATACCTAAGGGCGATTCTGATGACATTTTAATCAAAAACAAGGACAACATTGGCTTATTAATATCTGTTGGATCAAAGCAAGTCCTGACTACATGGGTTTTACAACCTAAGGTTGCAGAAAATAGACTTGTGTGTTCTAGTGTCTTAGATGTAGACTCCAAGCAAAGCTCTGAAAGTACGGGGGATGGTGATCCTGCCATGACGTTTCAGTGGCTTTCTACTCATATGCCTCCAAAGCTTACCAATAGGTCGAAGATTGGCCatgtaaaacaaaataatgatGAAGGGGATTACTCTGTGGTGCAACCCAACCAGGTTATCATGGACCAGCTGGAAAATGACTGGCGTTATCTTTCAGTTACAGCATTTCTTTTGGAACATCCTTCTACCAA atTGACTGTgtgttttgttgttgttgcttgCTCTGACGCTACAATTGTCCTCCGTGCTCTTCTTTTGCCTTCTAGGCTTTG GTTTGATATTGCTTTGTTGGCTCCTCAGGAATCACCGGTTCTGGTCCTCAAGCATATTATTGCTGCAGCTAGCGTCAACTGCAAAG GATCTCTTCAGGATTGCTCGATAAATACAAGTCTACACTCACCTGACAATAGCACAGTTAAAGTTATTTGTCAGCAAAGGGTTCCTTCTGCTCACAGTTCAGCAGTTAAAG GCATCTGGACAGATGGTTTATGGGCTTTCTCTACTGGTCTTGATCAAAGAATAAGATGTTGGAAGATGGAACCATCTGGTAGATTCACCGAGTATTCCCATGTTATCATCAGTGTGCCTGAGCCAGAAACTCTGGATGTTTTTCATGAGCG tagagagaagaaatactGGATTGCTGTTGCTGGAAGGGGAATGCAAATGGTTGAATTCTTATCATCTGAAGATGATTAA
- the LOC102711140 gene encoding uncharacterized protein LOC102711140 isoform X4 yields the protein MSARIWMLNSQSQNFVNKAAGQDDIQIIPKLTIFGHSARIWDCYVSDSIVITAGEDCSCCIWAMDGKLIKKFREHIGRGIWRCLYDPSTLLLVTAGFDSAIKVHHLWNSSFHDKVEDKVDSDNANHDSEFFSISSPTVSGHHGPLDSKSEYVRCLHFVEENDLYIATNNGYLHHAEFSNSKDVIWTEVIQIADMAPIICMDAMVMHSDTSPNREDIIALGDGRGNVTVVYLTVSDLGPKIDLSFTWLAEKDRQLLGVYWCKSLECRHIFTADPRGVLKLWDIRNALFSDTLDATSQKVPLIAVFESSFGARIMCLDVSPQDEILIAGDKKGNITAFPFPKVLVAHESNGIQQNVPSCDRFKGAHGISSVTSVHIITSTSDHLEIHTTGGDGCICLFKCHRNVQKIEFFGMRQVKELGTVQSVFSHHASENQLLSTYAIGFTSADFIIWDLENETKMLQISCGGWRRPYSYYLGTVPEYQNCFAFLKDHNIHIRRHWTPTQDKKLLPQVLHMQFHGREVHSLCFIDLAGYSNPEKSSNLYIATGCEDGTVRLTGTTINSAGRWCSSKLLGEHVGGSAVRATCFVQKAYTLLDKSCNTIPKGDSDDILIKNKDNIGLLISVGSKQVLTTWVLQPKVAENRLVCSSVLDVDSKQSSESTGDGDPAMTFQWLSTHMPPKLTNRSKIGHVKQNNDEGDYSVVQPNQVIMDQLENDWRYLSVTAFLLEHPSTKLTVCFVVVACSDATIVLRALLLPSRLWFDIALLAPQESPVLVLKHIIAAASVNCKENAYSRDTYIVVSGSTDGSVTLWDLTDTIHGFMQLLSETQPHMVTDCQKRPRTGRGSQGGRRRWRTLPDRSLKKINEAASLPDRSNPDTPSATENASETSSVEEIGTTNNQNYVFSSSQSCNLPVVTPLHIFSGVHQSGVNCLHVSEMKDCSYSIPGMSYCVLSGGDDQAVHSFCFTLGSLQDCSINTSLHSPDNSTVKVICQQRVPSAHSSAVKGIWTDGLWAFSTGLDQRIRCWKMEPSGRFTEYSHVIISVPEPETLDVFHERREKKYWIAVAGRGMQMVEFLSSEDD from the exons ATGAG TGCTCGCATCTGGATGTTGAATTCTCAGTCACAAAACTTTGTCAATAAGGCGGCTGGACAAGATGATATTCAGATTATACCAAAACTCACAATCTTTGGGCATAGTGCTAGAATATGGGATTGCTATGTATCAGATTCT ATAGTTATTACAGCTGGTGAGGATTGTTCTTGTTGCATCTGGGCTATGGATGGAAAGCTAATCAAGAAGTTCCGGGAACACAT TGGCCGAGGAATATGGCGGTGTTTATATGATCCAAGTACACTACTACTTGTCACTGCTGGGTTTGACTCAGCTATCAAAGTGCACCATCTATGGAACTCATCTTTTCATGACAAAGTAGAAGACAAGGTGGACTCAGACAATGCCAATCATGATTCTGAGTTCTTTTCAATATCATCCCCTACAGTGTCAGGACATCATGGTCCCCTGGATAG CAAAAGTGAGTATGTACGGTGCCTACACTTTGTAGAAGAAAATGATCTCTATATTGCCACAAACAATGGATATCTGCATCATGCGGAGTTCTCTAATTCCAAAGATGTAATATGGACTGAGGTTATTCAGATTGCTGATATGGCACCAATTATTTGCATGGATGCTATGGTAATGCATTCAGACACTTCACCGAATAGGGAAGATATCATTGCCCTTGGAGATGGACGTGGAAATGTTACTGTTGTCTATTTAACTGTCAGTGATCTTGGacctaaaatagatttatcttTTACCTGGTTAGCAGAAAAAGATAGACAACTACTAGGAGTATACTGGTGCAAGTCACTTGAATGTAG aCACATTTTCACAGCCGATCCTAGAGGTGTGCTTAAGCTATGGGACATAAGGAATGCCCTTTTTTCAGACACCCTTGATGCTACATCTCAGAAGGTTCCCCTTATCGCTGTGTTCGAATCTTCCTTTGGGGCAAGAATCATGTGCTTAGATGTATCTCCTCAGGATGAG ATCCTTATAGCCGGTGATAAGAAGGGTAACATCACTGCCTTTCCTTTCCCTAAAGTACTGGTAGCACATGAGAGCAATGGGATACAACAGAATGTGCCTTCATGTGATCGTTTTAAAGGAGCCCATGGCATTTCTAGTGTCACAAGTGTTCATATAATTACCTCAACTTCTGATCATCTTGAAATTCACACT ACAGGGGGAGATGGTTGCATTTGTTTGTTCAAGTGTCACAGAAATGTGCAAAAGATTGAATTTTTTGGAATGAGACAAGTAAAAGAGCTGGGCACTGTTCAGTCCGTCTTTTCTCATCATGCCTCAGAAAATCAATTGCTTAGCACCTATGCTATAGGCTTCACTTCTGCAGATTTTATCATTTGGGACCTAGAAAATGAAACAAAG ATGCTTCAAATATCATGTGGAGGATGGCGGCGTCCTTATTCGTATTATCTTGGCACGGTCCCTGAGTATCAGAATTGTTTTGCCTTTCTTAAG GATCATAATATTCACATTCGTAGGCACTGGACACCAACACAAGACAAGAAACTGCTTCCTCAAGTTCTCCATATGCAGTTCCATGGAAGAGAAGTGCATTCTTTGTGCTTCATAGATCTAGCAGGCTATTCAAATCCTGAGAAGAGCTCAAATCTGTATATTGCAACAGGATGCGAAGATGGAACCGTACGACTTACAGG GACCACAATTAATAGTGCTGGAAGATGGTGTTCCTCCAAGTTGCTGGGGGAGCATGTTGGCGGGTCAGCTGTGAGGGCGACATGCTTTGTGCAGAAGGCCTACACATTGTTAGATAAATCGTGTAACACCATACCTAAGGGCGATTCTGATGACATTTTAATCAAAAACAAGGACAACATTGGCTTATTAATATCTGTTGGATCAAAGCAAGTCCTGACTACATGGGTTTTACAACCTAAGGTTGCAGAAAATAGACTTGTGTGTTCTAGTGTCTTAGATGTAGACTCCAAGCAAAGCTCTGAAAGTACGGGGGATGGTGATCCTGCCATGACGTTTCAGTGGCTTTCTACTCATATGCCTCCAAAGCTTACCAATAGGTCGAAGATTGGCCatgtaaaacaaaataatgatGAAGGGGATTACTCTGTGGTGCAACCCAACCAGGTTATCATGGACCAGCTGGAAAATGACTGGCGTTATCTTTCAGTTACAGCATTTCTTTTGGAACATCCTTCTACCAA atTGACTGTgtgttttgttgttgttgcttgCTCTGACGCTACAATTGTCCTCCGTGCTCTTCTTTTGCCTTCTAGGCTTTG GTTTGATATTGCTTTGTTGGCTCCTCAGGAATCACCGGTTCTGGTCCTCAAGCATATTATTGCTGCAGCTAGCGTCAACTGCAAAG AAAATGCATACAGTCGAGATACATACATTGTTGTGAGCGGATCTACAGATGGTAGTGTTACTCTCTGGGACCTTACAGATACTATTCATGGATTTATGCAACTACTATCAGAGACTCAACCACACATGGTCACTGATTGCCAAAAGCGGCCCAGAACTGGAAGAGGAAGTCAAGGCGGTCGTCGCAGGTGGAGAACACTGCCAGATCGTTCTttgaaaaagataaatgaaGCGGCGTCTCTTCCTGATAGGAGCAACCCGGATACTCCAAGTGCCACTGAAAATGCATCTGAAACTTCTAGTGTGGAAGAAATTGGTACCACAAACAACCAGAACTATGTATTCTCAAGCTCCCAATCATGTAATTTACCTGTAGTGACACCACTGCATATATTCTCTGGTGTTCACCAGTCAGGTGTTAACTGCCTCCATGTCTCAGAGATGAAGGATTGCTCATACTCAATTCCTGGCATGTCTTACTGTGTCTTAAGTGGTGGGGATGATCAAGCTGTTCATTCTTTCTGTTTTACATTAGGATCTCTTCAGGATTGCTCGATAAATACAAGTCTACACTCACCTGACAATAGCACAGTTAAAGTTATTTGTCAGCAAAGGGTTCCTTCTGCTCACAGTTCAGCAGTTAAAG GCATCTGGACAGATGGTTTATGGGCTTTCTCTACTGGTCTTGATCAAAGAATAAGATGTTGGAAGATGGAACCATCTGGTAGATTCACCGAGTATTCCCATGTTATCATCAGTGTGCCTGAGCCAGAAACTCTGGATGTTTTTCATGAGCG tagagagaagaaatactGGATTGCTGTTGCTGGAAGGGGAATGCAAATGGTTGAATTCTTATCATCTGAAGATGATTAA